The genomic region GACTCAAACACAGCAACAAAGAGAAACGACCTATCCGTACCATCAAGAgatgcctcccccctcccgtgagtgagggatggggaggaggCAGGGTGGAAGAGAGCACGAGGAATATCAGTAGAGGATACCCTAAccacagagagacacgcgCGTAATGCACGGAGCTCCACCTTTTTTGAGGGAGTCTTCGTCACAAGGAGTTGTTGCACAAGCGAGTGTGACCGGTTAATGGTTCTGTAAGGCTTCTGCTACGACttcacgcgcgtgcgtcacTGGCGCGCGTACGCTGCACGTGTTTCTTGAACTCTTCAGGCGTTGCGGTGGCCATTACGCCAGCTGCCCTTTCATTCAACACTGCGTAGATCTTGTAATCAACGAAGATTGCCTTCACAACATGAGCTACGACATCTGGAACTGGGGTGGTGGGCTTCCAGTCATCGTTATGCAGAAGACCCTCACATACGGCGCCGTCTTCTGATACCATGGGGTTGAAGATGCGGGTGAGTacgcgcaccgccggcggCTTGAACGGGTAATCTTCCCGGGAGAGCGTAAACAAGATATCATACGTGGTGCCATGATAAATGCTTTCCGCGGGTGGCATAACGCGAACGCGCCAGTGAAAAGCGTCGCCATGGTCTGTGGCGCCATTCTCATCCGCCATGTCCACGGCACGGATCGTGGGACTACCGCTCTTAGCCAGCTCCGTAAGACGGGCAAAGTCCATGTTCGCTCGCCGCACAGTGCGCACCGACATGTCTAGGGAACAACGAAAATGATAATCAGtgaaaacaaacaaacaaaaaataGAGAAACAACGCCGAAAAACGACACTACCTGTCGTGAAAAAACCATCAAATATGAAGGAATAGGATGCACTGTGATGCCGCGTGACCAGGGGTGCAGAGCGGTTCCCTCTGCGtgtatatgcgtgtgtgtgtgcgcgccctTGTTGGCCAAACAGCGTGGAGTCGCCAGATCCAGCGGTAGACACCAACTAGTTTCTATACTGGGGTCGTTCGTGTACCATTCGACGACGCGTATATGAGTGTGTCTCTTCCGCTCGTTGTGGTCGACTTCTACCTTTGGGGtatggggaggggggaacgCGTGTGTTTTCCTTGAAGACATCTGTGGTGCACACTTGGGAAGCATGATGAGGCAGTGGAAGAGAGATGCGGGGCCCGTTGCACATATTGGCGCACCTAGAGAACATTAGAGCCGTTAAGCTTTACTTTTCCATGTGGCGCACCATGCGAACTGTGACTTCGCGGAAGCCAGCGAGGGAAAGACAGTGCCCTCGCATGAGCTACTTTCTTAAACGCCGAGAGTAATGCCATAATAACTAGAGAGAAGCGGCGTACTTAGCATCAAGCACCATCTTTTCCCCCTTGCTGTCTTTGAAAAACATACGCTGCGAAGAACCAGCCGCGGCTGTTTTGCTTGCTCGTCTGTTCCCTTTTGAAGGATGCTGTGTAGCGTTACAGGCATACTGACCATCAACACATGGTACCTAGATTCGTCCGTTTGTTCGACGCACGGTattgggagggggggggggctgttTTACTATCAAAACACACAGTGCTCCTCTATTTGTCTGTAGGTTCTCCCGCCTTTACAGCCCAACTTTCCAccgaacaacaacaaaaattCTTTTTATGTATACACGTACACCATGAAATAAATAGTATACGGACAATCATGAGAGAcgcaacagcaacaccaAAAAATGACATACACGCTTCTCCGTCAATGTCGAAtcacacaacaacaacaagcaacaacaaagaatTACCCATCATCCACCATCAACACACCATCCACCCCACTCACATAAAAAAAGAGTGGGGATaggaaaaacaacaacaaccatGCGGTAGTGTAACGCAAAtacaacaccaccaccaccaccaccacccacgaAAAAGCAGTGACAGGGGCAAAGCACAACGGAACGGCAAGAACGTGAGCGTttgcgctgtgcgtgcaaaaagcacacacgacacatgagagaacaacaacacGAAACACAGAAAGCAAGGAATCGGTCGGATTCTCATTGATATTTCCCTCTCTGACCATGTACATCAGACAGACATAGATCTGCATGACTGCGGAGATCATGGAGACGAGTGGTGCGGCATCACCACTTCTACACACACTTAGAGGAGCtggagaaagaaagaaaagggtCAGATCTCCTGAGACTACGCCCCGAGTTTTAGGGTAGTCTTCGGAGTTTGCTGAGCGCAAATTGTGCACGggtgcacatgtgtgtgtacgaTTGCGCTGCGG from Leishmania major strain Friedlin complete genome, chromosome 34 harbors:
- a CDS encoding putative ubiquitin-conjugating enzyme, with the protein product MSVRTVRRANMDFARLTELAKSGSPTIRAVDMADENGATDHGDAFHWRVRVMPPAESIYHGTTYDILFTLSREDYPFKPPAVRVLTRIFNPMVSEDGAVCEGLLHNDDWKPTTPVPDVVAHVVKAIFVDYKIYAVLNERAAGVMATATPEEFKKHVQRTRASDARA